Genomic segment of Sphingomicrobium marinum:
CGACAGCGCTGGGGCGCGGGCGCGGACGAGTGAAGGACGTCCGCCGCAGCTTCCGCCAGTCGGTGTGGCTCGCCATGACCGTCACCGTGCCGCTGTGGGCGGTGCTGATGAACGCCGACACGGTGATCAACTGGCTGGGGCAGGACCCCGCGCTGGCCGACAATGCGCAGGTATTCCTGTGGGGCTACCTGTGGTCGACCTTTCTGTTCCTCTTGTTTAACGCGCTGCGCCACTTCCTGGCGGCGCTCGAACGGCCGGGCTGGATCCTCGTCATCTCGGCTGCCGCCATTCCGATCAATTCGCTGCTCGACTATGCGCTGATCTTCGGGGAGCTTGGCGCGCCTGAATTTGGCGTGTTCGGGGCCGGGATCGCGAGCACGATCACGTGGCTTTTGCTCGCCGCAGCCATGATCATCGTGGTGCTGACCGATCGCCAGTTCCGCCGGTTTCATCTGTTTGCGCGGTTTTGGAAGCCCGATTGGGCGCGCTATCGGCGAATGTGGAAACTTGGTCTGCCGATCGGGCTAGCCATGGGCTTCGAAGGCGGCATCTTTTCGGCCGCGGCGTACCTGATGGGGCTCGTCAGCGAAGATGCACTCGCCGCCCATGCCATCGCGCTGCAAATCGCGGCGCTGTCGTTCATGGTGCCGTGGGGCATCGCGCAGGCGGCGACGGTGCGCGTCGGGATCATGCTGGGGCGCGGCGACAAGGAAGGCATCGCGCAGGCCGGGTGGACGGCATGGATACTCGCCGTCGGCTTCATGAGTTTTATGGCCTTCTTCCTGTTCCTCTTCCCCGAAGAACTGATCGGCCTCTTCCTTGCCGACACGCCTGAAAATGCCTCGGTGCTGGCGCTCGGCGCTTCATTCCTGATCGTCGCCGCCATTTTCCAGATCGTCGACGGCGCGCAGGTCGTGGGCGCCGGCATATTGCGCGGGCTGCACGATACGCGCGTGCCGATGATCTTCACCTTCGTCGGTTACTGGCTGATCGGTATTGGCGTTGGCGCGTGGCTCGCATTCGAGGCGGGCTGGGACGGGGTCGGCATCTGGACCGGACTCGCCGTCGGCCTGGCCATCGTCGCGGTCCTGATGCTCGGGCGTTGGCTGATGCGCGAGCGGCTCGGCCTGACAGAGGACGAAGCGAGCAAAAAAATTTCCGCGCCACCCGTTGACTAGTAGGAATGTGCGCACCAAATGCCCTGCAAGCTTAGCACTCTCGTGCGAAGAGTGCTAAGTGTTGTGACAACGAACACTCAAGCAAGAGAGGGGCCCCATGGGTTTCAAACCGCTTCACGATCGTGTCCTCGTCCGCCGTGTCGAGGCTGAAGAAAAGACCGCTGGCGGGATCATCATTCCCGATAGCGCGAAGGAAAAGCCGCAGGAAGGCGAAGTCGTCGCCGCCGGTTCGGGCGCCAAGTCCGAAGACGGCAAGGTGACGCCGCTGGACGTCAAGGCCGGCGACAAGATCCTGTTCGGCAAGTGGTCGGGCACCGAGGTCAAGCTCGACGGCGAAGACCTGATCATCATGAAGGAAAGCGACATTCTCGGCATCGTTGGCTGAGCCTCGCTTCCTCTTAAGAGTTCAAACTAGATAGAAAGGCATTCGACAAATGGCTGCCAAAGACGTCAAATTCTCGCGGGACGCCCGCGAACGCATCATGAAGGGTGTCGACATTCTTGCCGACGCCGTCAAAGTCACGCTCGGTCCCAAGGGTCGTAACGTGGTCATCGAAAAGAGTTTCGGCGCGCCGCGCATCACCAAGGACGGTGTTAGCGTCGCCAAGGAAATCGAGCTCAAGGACAAGTTCGAAAACATGGGCGCGCAGATGCTGCGCGAAGTGGCTTCCAAGACCAACGACGTGGCCGGTGACGGCACCACGACTGCGACGGTCCTGGCCCAGTCGATCGTCCGCGAAGGCATGAAGTCGGTCGCCGCCGGCATGAACCCGATGGACCTCAAGCGCGGCATCGATCTTGCCGTCACCAAGGTCGTCGAAGACCTCAAGGGTCGTTCCAAGCCCGTCGCGGGCACCGAGGAAATTGCCC
This window contains:
- a CDS encoding MATE family efflux transporter, which gives rise to MSKQGIRTPSWKRELRATLALAWPLILTNLTMASVQAIDTFFIGRYGTSELAAVALGLNLTFALNLIALGIITAASPMMATALGRGRGRVKDVRRSFRQSVWLAMTVTVPLWAVLMNADTVINWLGQDPALADNAQVFLWGYLWSTFLFLLFNALRHFLAALERPGWILVISAAAIPINSLLDYALIFGELGAPEFGVFGAGIASTITWLLLAAAMIIVVLTDRQFRRFHLFARFWKPDWARYRRMWKLGLPIGLAMGFEGGIFSAAAYLMGLVSEDALAAHAIALQIAALSFMVPWGIAQAATVRVGIMLGRGDKEGIAQAGWTAWILAVGFMSFMAFFLFLFPEELIGLFLADTPENASVLALGASFLIVAAIFQIVDGAQVVGAGILRGLHDTRVPMIFTFVGYWLIGIGVGAWLAFEAGWDGVGIWTGLAVGLAIVAVLMLGRWLMRERLGLTEDEASKKISAPPVD
- the groES gene encoding co-chaperone GroES; protein product: MGFKPLHDRVLVRRVEAEEKTAGGIIIPDSAKEKPQEGEVVAAGSGAKSEDGKVTPLDVKAGDKILFGKWSGTEVKLDGEDLIIMKESDILGIVG